Part of the Salinimonas lutimaris genome, CTTCAACGCTGGGGAATCCATGTGCAGCTTAGCTGCTGCAGCGTATATCTTCTCAGGATTGTCAATAAAGCCATTTAGCGCTTTCTCTAGCGTTTGCTTTGGCGCCTGGCCATAGTGACGTTCTACCTCTGCCCACGCATTTTTTGATGGCGCCCCCCAGTGACTGTGCATCATCATCAAATCGATGAAGTCCTTATTATCCGGCATAGCTGAGCGGTCTGCGTGCGCCAGTAGCTTAGTCACGTAACAGCTTTCTCGATCGATAGAAGGGACTGGTAAAGAAGAGGCGTTGTCTTTGTTTAAACGGTAATCCGCAAAGCTGACCAACTCTAGTTTGATAGGCGTATCATCCACATTAATAATTGTTCTCACGCCGTACCTGTCAAAGCGCACTTCCCGGGAAAGGTCGAATGGCTCTCTGGTGATATCCCCCAGTGCATTAGATGTCACCTGTTTCCTTACTTCACGGTAGCTCTGGATATCCGGACACAAAAAATCAATGTCCACGGATTCACGGTATTCCCCTAACTCCATTGCAATGCGGGTACCGCCTCCAAAAAGTACATTATTCTTTTCCAGAAAGTCCGCATTGAAGTTGGCTAATGCTTTGGCAATAGTTTCGTGGCGTTTATATTTGTATTCCATATTATCCTGCTGGTAAAAAGTGGCC contains:
- a CDS encoding nucleotidyl transferase AbiEii/AbiGii toxin family protein; the protein is MEYKYKRHETIAKALANFNADFLEKNNVLFGGGTRIAMELGEYRESVDIDFLCPDIQSYREVRKQVTSNALGDITREPFDLSREVRFDRYGVRTIINVDDTPIKLELVSFADYRLNKDNASSLPVPSIDRESCYVTKLLAHADRSAMPDNKDFIDLMMMHSHWGAPSKNAWAEVERHYGQAPKQTLEKALNGFIDNPEKIYAAAAKLHMDSPALKDQLLESAQVWQSRLELKKEGPNADQSFDMQ